One Deinococcus planocerae DNA segment encodes these proteins:
- a CDS encoding AAA family ATPase, producing MSTSNHVLALVKSHVDRDDQQFLSVALQVAAREARQGHGNVAQELRKLIDLARSREGLPPPASPSPLVFQPLPPKGELASLLSVSHPRQRLKDLVLPDETAGRLERVIHEYVQQERLRAFGLTPRRKILMIGPPGSGKTLTAHALAGELGLPLMTLLLEGVITKFMGETAAKLRTVFEAMGTMRGVYFFDEFDAIGARRSAGNDVGEIRRVLNSFLQFLEQDTSTSLIVAATNHPELLDPALFRRFDDVIEYQLPSPAVVTRILKNKLARFAPPKFSWSKAAAAAEGLSHAEVARAAEEAAKTAILGGREQIGGTELLAAIEERKLARR from the coding sequence ATGAGTACCTCGAACCACGTTCTCGCGCTTGTGAAAAGCCATGTCGACCGGGACGACCAGCAGTTCCTGTCGGTGGCCTTGCAGGTCGCGGCGCGCGAGGCCAGGCAGGGACACGGCAACGTGGCGCAGGAACTCCGGAAGCTGATCGACCTCGCCCGCTCGCGGGAGGGCCTCCCGCCGCCGGCTTCCCCCTCCCCGCTGGTGTTCCAACCGCTGCCGCCCAAGGGGGAACTGGCCTCCCTGCTGTCGGTGTCGCACCCGCGCCAGCGGCTCAAGGACCTGGTCCTGCCCGACGAGACGGCCGGACGCCTGGAGCGGGTGATTCACGAGTACGTGCAGCAGGAACGGCTGCGGGCCTTCGGGCTGACCCCGCGGCGCAAGATCCTGATGATCGGCCCGCCCGGCAGCGGCAAGACGCTGACCGCGCACGCCCTGGCCGGCGAGCTGGGGCTGCCGCTCATGACCCTGCTGCTCGAGGGGGTGATCACGAAGTTCATGGGGGAGACGGCGGCGAAACTGCGGACGGTCTTCGAGGCGATGGGCACGATGAGGGGCGTCTACTTCTTCGACGAGTTCGACGCCATCGGCGCGAGGCGCAGCGCGGGCAACGACGTGGGGGAGATTCGGCGCGTCCTGAATTCGTTCCTCCAGTTCCTCGAGCAGGACACCTCCACGAGTCTGATCGTCGCGGCCACGAACCACCCGGAACTCCTCGACCCGGCCCTCTTCCGCCGCTTTGACGACGTCATCGAGTACCAGTTGCCCAGCCCGGCCGTCGTCACCCGCATCCTGAAGAACAAGCTGGCCCGGTTCGCGCCGCCGAAATTCTCCTGGTCGAAGGCGGCCGCCGCCGCCGAGGGGCTGAGTCATGCCGAGGTGGCCCGGGCTGCGGAGGAAGCCGCGAAGACGGCCATTCTGGGTGGACGCGAGCAGATCGGGGGCACGGAACTGCTCGCGGCGATTGAGGAACGCAAACTCGCCCGCCGCTGA